From Halanaeroarchaeum sulfurireducens, a single genomic window includes:
- a CDS encoding transcription initiation factor IIB, translating into MSDRDLKEETRVRYLKRALNEADHLADKLDLPREVRTIATAIFRRARQEELLPGRGVEEVVAAALYIGCKQEGVPRSPDDFARYSDYERKYLLRTAKYLESELGLDLEPFNPKPYVDRFVEQAHLSECIADEAKEIIDYCAKQGLFSGRSPTGIAAAAVYLASVNTKEKVRQKDLAEIADVTEVTIRKRYQEQEEALPDDWGSN; encoded by the coding sequence ATGAGTGATCGCGATCTTAAAGAAGAGACCCGGGTTCGATACCTGAAGCGAGCGTTAAATGAAGCCGATCATTTAGCTGATAAACTAGACCTGCCTCGTGAAGTAAGAACGATCGCCACCGCTATATTCCGAAGAGCGCGGCAAGAAGAATTGCTTCCGGGACGTGGTGTCGAAGAAGTTGTAGCAGCAGCGCTATATATCGGCTGTAAACAGGAAGGGGTGCCCCGCAGTCCTGATGACTTTGCTCGTTACTCCGACTACGAACGGAAGTACCTCCTCCGCACTGCGAAGTATCTTGAAAGCGAGCTCGGCCTCGATTTGGAACCTTTCAACCCTAAACCATACGTAGACCGTTTCGTCGAACAAGCACACCTTTCGGAATGTATAGCTGACGAAGCAAAAGAGATTATTGATTATTGTGCCAAACAGGGACTATTCTCAGGGCGTTCTCCAACTGGCATTGCAGCTGCTGCAGTTTATCTTGCGTCAGTGAACACAAAAGAAAAAGTCCGTCAAAAAGATTTAGCAGAGATTGCTGATGTTACAGAGGTAACTATCCGGAAACGATACCAGGAGCAAGAAGAAGCACTCCCAGACGACTGGGGTAGCAACTAA
- a CDS encoding ATP-binding protein, whose protein sequence is MVSDGRDGDGRIDDSEFEQNKEPISQDIANTLQRVVNDYANHWKGVLGESIQNSYDAWATNRFDRGIIPEDQKLIIELTIDINRREYIWKDNAGGMPEKIFRNEFTGLDTPGDEKQSGGAGGAYGRGFHVISGLGQETYAETKHGGFHGGLVVRGAEQAPYNQIDSLTQQGTRVAVKDCKSNVILKLSDRERVHEHVKARFQRMLEHDDVTVLVTIDGVTEEVEPVDLSEFEVLWEGDIEFEHVGEQKVLKDAVVYKNEGQDIPFEGMAMCKRHNKMGQTYMRVKQYRPQRIKHIDEMFGFCDASVLCPKYENNAHTGWVGGVLPAGIKGKFEQIERDEFHAGPTNIAQRDEIVESALDTLTNQWEENPFGVSTDASDLEFAIEDDDPSNQEEPGDTQLDGPTQSQLPVENPNVDEESESGAEDIYVDEENDGNGESEGPVKKDGEPEPVLKCRTKQRTFDAGETIDIRVLVDNPEGTGETDYEVEGEVEGESGTTELKPRNISVAEGDTSGGADGWEFDPSSEEGKFVFRAKLHSAGQTGEEVDTTNTYFFVGETIEEETGKPKRTFIEDIELFPDPDDEKFRHELQEGDDAFLLLANPSHPEYRYAEKLDGRNSIDNQVALLVRWGQEAVMNYLLLDRLEAELQNHNDDDGEPLDEKFTGLVRRRLMENLSQFSAQTYDSLS, encoded by the coding sequence ATGGTCTCTGACGGAAGAGACGGGGACGGCAGAATTGACGACTCTGAATTTGAACAAAATAAAGAACCAATATCACAAGATATCGCTAATACCCTTCAGCGGGTAGTCAATGACTACGCGAATCATTGGAAGGGTGTTCTAGGTGAAAGTATTCAGAACTCCTACGACGCATGGGCTACGAATCGATTCGACCGCGGAATCATACCTGAAGATCAGAAACTGATTATCGAACTGACTATAGATATTAATAGACGAGAATATATCTGGAAAGATAATGCCGGGGGGATGCCGGAGAAAATTTTCCGGAATGAGTTTACGGGCCTTGATACCCCTGGCGATGAGAAACAGAGCGGAGGTGCTGGTGGCGCATATGGGCGAGGCTTTCACGTCATTAGCGGTCTCGGTCAGGAGACTTATGCCGAAACAAAACATGGTGGTTTCCACGGTGGGCTCGTCGTTCGAGGTGCTGAACAGGCCCCCTATAACCAGATAGACAGTCTAACTCAGCAGGGAACACGCGTCGCGGTAAAAGACTGCAAATCTAACGTAATTCTAAAGCTATCCGACCGAGAAAGGGTCCACGAACATGTGAAGGCCCGATTCCAGCGAATGCTGGAACATGACGATGTTACTGTTCTTGTGACGATCGATGGAGTCACAGAGGAGGTCGAGCCAGTGGATCTTAGCGAATTCGAAGTCTTGTGGGAAGGAGATATTGAATTCGAACATGTGGGCGAGCAGAAGGTTTTGAAGGACGCCGTGGTCTACAAAAACGAAGGGCAAGATATCCCTTTCGAGGGCATGGCCATGTGCAAACGGCACAATAAAATGGGCCAGACCTATATGCGAGTGAAACAATACCGCCCTCAACGGATCAAACATATAGATGAGATGTTTGGATTCTGTGATGCATCCGTTCTCTGTCCTAAGTATGAGAACAACGCACATACAGGATGGGTTGGTGGTGTCTTACCAGCGGGGATCAAAGGAAAGTTCGAGCAGATCGAACGCGATGAGTTTCATGCTGGCCCGACAAATATCGCACAAAGAGATGAGATCGTCGAGAGTGCATTAGATACGCTCACGAACCAATGGGAAGAAAACCCCTTCGGCGTTTCAACTGACGCGAGCGATCTTGAATTTGCTATTGAAGACGACGATCCGTCTAATCAAGAGGAACCAGGTGACACCCAGCTCGATGGTCCGACACAAAGTCAACTACCAGTAGAAAACCCTAATGTCGATGAGGAGTCTGAAAGTGGGGCGGAAGACATCTATGTCGATGAAGAGAACGACGGAAATGGTGAGAGTGAGGGTCCAGTTAAAAAAGATGGAGAACCAGAGCCAGTACTTAAGTGCCGGACTAAGCAACGCACCTTCGACGCTGGTGAGACGATAGACATTCGAGTTTTAGTAGATAACCCAGAGGGCACTGGTGAAACTGACTACGAAGTAGAGGGGGAAGTCGAAGGAGAGAGCGGAACCACAGAACTAAAACCACGTAACATCTCCGTCGCTGAGGGAGACACTTCGGGAGGAGCCGATGGTTGGGAGTTCGATCCATCTTCTGAGGAAGGAAAATTTGTATTTCGAGCAAAACTTCACTCAGCAGGTCAAACGGGCGAGGAAGTCGATACGACCAACACGTACTTCTTCGTTGGTGAAACGATTGAGGAGGAGACGGGTAAACCAAAAAGAACGTTTATCGAAGATATCGAACTGTTCCCAGACCCCGATGATGAGAAATTTCGCCACGAATTGCAGGAAGGGGATGACGCATTCCTTCTGCTCGCCAACCCGTCTCATCCTGAATACCGTTACGCCGAGAAACTGGATGGACGCAATTCAATTGACAATCAAGTGGCATTATTGGTGCGGTGGGGACAAGAAGCAGTTATGAACTATCTACTGCTCGATCGACTGGAAGCTGAACTCCAAAATCATAACGACGATGACGGGGAACCATTAGACGAGAAGTTCACTGGCCTCGTACGCCGCCGACTAATGGAAAACCTATCACAGTTTAGCGCTCAAACCTACGACAGCCTTAGCTAA